The following DNA comes from Solanum stenotomum isolate F172 chromosome 11, ASM1918654v1, whole genome shotgun sequence.
tttaAACTTCATCCTAAATCATAAAGCCATCTGTAACACTGAGATGGCAACCAAAACCACGTGAAATAATATTGAGAATAGGACTATTAGTTACAATGACAAAATTACCctcaataaaatgaattaatgaTCTAAAGCACACATGTTGATATCCTCACTCTTCTAATATAgtaaaaatttattagaaacGTTCTCAAATGGGTAACTACCAAAAAATTATCTCCTTTGCAAAAACAtaaattcaagttttaatattcatatttgagggggagtgttagagaCTCATAAAGTTATATGTTTCCTTGTATATAATATTCTAGTTGATTCTTAGGGATTTAGATATTTAGTTACCTTAGTTAGTCTTTTCTTTACCTGTATTTAAATCATTGTCTTCTTTGGATAATATACATTGAAATAACTCCATACTTTCGTTTCAACAAGCACAAACAAAATATAGTTAGTTAAGACTTACGACGAAATGCTGCTACACCTGAAGCCATGGCCAAATAAACCATTTTTAATGATACCTGAAAAATAACATAGCTTAACAAGAGTCATGATTGTTCATAATATGCACATATGAAGGATTTAGCAACTTTTGTTGCTAAACAGCAATGCATATGTTAACGAATAACGATAGATTGACCACATCAGGTTTCTTCTTTGGGAAGTTTCATCAAACACCTTCTCTACATTATTTCCTCGCACTATCATCTTCCTTGATTCTCATTATCTAGTTTCATCCAACACAATATCTAATTAGTTAAGGTATTACTAGAGTCACAGGTGTTTCAGAAACAACATATCTACCTCTCGTCCGAGAGTAGGAGCAAGAACTAGGGGGTGTGAAATGTGGCTGAGCTAGGATTTTCACCAACGAGTTCAAAATCTGAACAAGCAAACACATAAACTAGCCGATAGGGGTTCAACATCTACCGtatagatgaaaaaaatattttagccatgtatgaataataatttcCATCGAAGAGGGTTCGGATGACACCTGACCACAAAGGGGCGCCGCCCTGGGGTATACACTCAACCTTCCACATATATCTCATTTTGTGAGATTttactgaatatgttattgttgtaaaTAATTGAAGTATGTTTCAATAAACATTCGACAATACTTTGCATAAGAAAACTCACACCTCATAGTTCACgtatgaaatttataaaaaacaaatattttaggtgtattttttaTCCTTCGCTCTTAATCTTTTTATTTGACCCTCTCAATTATACTATTGATCTTATGTGttaatttatttagttatattCTCAACATGTTGTCTCATATACAAGTCTAAATCTCCTTTTCCCCGAGGCTTGTTTTGATTCTATAATGTAGTGTATGACTATctcatttagttatttttttaaaaaaaatactttatttacttaattacatTTTCAACACGGCCTATCACATTCAAACGTGATCGTCTTCAATTTTGTACATCAATTTGTGTATGTAAAGAAGAGTTTGTCCATCTTCGAAAAGATAAAGTCGCGTAAAACCTTTAATATAGAGGCTTCAATCATCGTTAGGATTCGGGGAAAGGAgaatttacatttaaaaaaaaaaaagagagtcaTAGTGATTAAGATAGCTCAGCTAAACTAAAAATCTTTATGTGATTCAAAAGTGAAGAGGGAAACGGTATAAAAGGAACCGATCCACTCATCATACTCATGACCTAAAGATTACAGGTTCGAATCATATCACTATTCCAGCCTAATCATTAAAACATTGTTCACAGGGATAAAAAGCCAATAATAAGAGAAATGCATAGAACTAAGTGTTTCaaatatatgacatttaaaattaaatgactGTAATACTTAAATATACAAACGCAAAGCGCAAACAATTTTACTAATAAAttgttacaaaaataaattacctTGGAAACTTCTTGAAGCACCCCTGAAGTTTGGTTTAATCCAAATGAGTCCACCAAATCTCCAAACAACACAGGCAAAATAATCTGAGCTAGTCCAGTTCCAAAAGCACCAATTGTTCCCAAAAACATCAATATTATGTCAATATTATCAGCAAATGAAAAAAGCTTGTAAAATGCAATAGTATTAGtattaatatttctctcttttttaatttcatttgcCTTTTGTGACATTTTCTCACTAAATATTGAAGAGGACCCTTCAAAACTATTGTTGTTATTAGTCATTTTTGGTCCTCTAACAATTAATTGTTGAGCTAGCAAGTAAGATATATTTCTAGATGGaatttaatgtattaaaatggaataattaaataagaaacTAAATGTTTTGCAcgtttgagattttttttaggaTATTCAAAAGATCAATTAGTTGGCCAATGAATCACAAAATACATATGGCAGCTGTGAAGTACTATAGTTTATTGATGAACAATCAACAATTAGTCCCTCATTAGTTATCGGTATAATACGTATACGTGTCATTTAGTTTGatcacaagtagacacttaaatttgtataaaattgaaaaaatagacaGAATATTATTCGTCCTATGTTGCATCCTACCATGGCAATTCGTGTCATACCTGTATTATGTCTTGTAACATGTGTGtgtttacttatttaattttatacaagtttaagtgtcgaTTTGTGCACACCCAAATTTGAAGGACATGGATGTCAACTGAAgacaagttaaagggcatagttatgtattatgtcttagTTTTGTGTTTTTTGAAAATGTCAAGATCGATATCCTTATGGGGGATTGTTGGATTTCGTAAGGTGTGAATCAGAATTGAATAGGTGTTTTCTCGAAAAGATATGTGGAAAAAGGATGCAATTTGAATAGTGCACTTTCACATTGAAtatgttgtgacttttctgatgaATAACATATGTTCACACTATTCTTTGTTgacaataaatataaattgcttcttcaaatttttagttaaatttttagttaagtaaaTTCTTGATTACCTATTGTATTCATTGTAAGCAACATCAATACCTCGAATACTAAGAAGGGattaagttttttaaaaaaaatttttatatatattttaaattcagTAAActtggatttttattttttattttaattgatatatcaACTCACAAACTTGCACGttgtttaataaatttatttaaatggaACAAGCAAGCACGTCATGcaataaattaattactttcTTGATGTTTAAATTaccaacatgatttttttaaaaataattagcatAAATCTTTGATATGGTTGATTATATTCTcttaattattcaaaatcaaatttgttTAATGGAACAAGAACGCACGTCATTTCCtctaaatttaataaaattattatactgatgatcaacaattatttttatatattttcctcTCCACATGGCTGTACTTTTTTAATTGGATTTTATTGCTACAATTAAACACctggaataaaataataattagctACAAATTTTAAGAGATCTTAtctcaaattttatatattgaaattcgaagtctttattctttttaattatgtattattttttaaaataaaagaacgTGTCAAGTGTAATTTGCACTATTTTTGAGTTCGTCGTAGTTTTGTAATTTAAAGTGTTgctattacaaaaaaaaaattcatactatTTTGGGAGGAATTAATTCGAAATCTTGAACAATAATAACTGGATAAAATTCCTTAAGAACACACAGTTGGACTCATAAATAATTTAGCTTTTAGAGATAATGGTTAAAAACAATTCTGAAGTATCACTTTTTTGactattaattgtttgtgtttCCTATTTGAACTATATatcatcaattatatatatctcGAAGTTGACTAAACCAAGTGTCTTAATATAATCATCAAAAGATATGTGCCAACTTaatttatgcatgaaattttgTCTACATACGCATAAAATTTTGTAGTAagtcaaactaactcatataaaatgggacggaggaaataattattttggtaGCCTATATAAGTGTGAATGTGTAAGTGTAAGGGCACATTCAAACTTTTTGATAGCTAAAATGGCATCATCAACAATTCTTTCTAGGAAAATGATTAAACTTTTATCCCCTACTCCTCCTTCACTTAGACAACACAATCTTTCTTTAATGGATTGCATAAATCTTCCTCAATATTCACCAATGGCCTTATTGTACCCCAAACCtgaaaattataacaaaaacCAAATATCACAAATTCTTGAAAACTCCCTTTCAAAAGTATTATCCTCTTATTATCCCTTTGCGGGACGAATCAAGGATAATAATACCTATGTCGATTGTGATGACACAGGTGCTGAGTATTTAAATGTCAAAATCAATTGTTCAATGTCCGAAATTCTCAACAACTCTTCTAATGATGTTGCGGATGTAGTCTTCCAACAAGACTTGCCTTGGTGTAGTACCTTGAATCGAAGTCCACTAGTGGTTCAATTAAGTCATTTTGATTGTGGCGGAATAGCAGTCAGTGCATGTATGTCACATAAAATTGCTGATGGATATAGTTTTGCTAAATTCATTAATGATTGGGCCACTACAGCTCGACACGTGGATTTCAAACCATCTCCTCAATTTAATGCATCTACTTTTTTTCCACTAATGGATGGTGGTCCAAATATTATGTCTATAAATGCTTCACCTgaatcacaacaacaacatgtgTCAAGAATGTACAATTTCTCATCCTCAAATTTGACAAGACTCAAAAATAGTATTACAGGAATACAAAATCCAACTCGTGTTGAAGTTGCCACAGcacttattcataaatgtggggCGACTGCATCTATGGAAAATTTGGGCTTCTTTAAACCATCTCTAATGAGCCAGGTAATAAATTTACGCCCTCTAATTCCACTAGACACAATAGGAAATGCGACATGTGGCTATAGCACAATAGCAATGACAGAAAATGAGATACAGTTGTCTAACTATGTTGCTCAGTTGCAAAAAGTTAAACAACAAGTTCGAAACGAGTTGAAGAATCTAGATATGAATCAGATAGTCCCATATGCACTTGGAAAAATGAAAGGTGTTGTAGACATGATGGAGAAggatatatttgatatttatttatcaacAAGTGTGTGCAATTTTGGATTATATAGTAAGAATAATTTTGGATGGGGTAGCCCTATAAAAGTTACATATACAAAATATCCAGTGAAGAAAAGTATCATGCTTTTTGATGACCCGAGTGAAGAAGGGATAGATGCACTAATCACATTACCAGAAGATGAAATGTTAATTTTTCAGAAGGACAAAGAGCTTCTAAAGTATACTTCTCCAATTCCTGGTACAGCCAAATAAATTTAAGggtttgtattttattttattttttattttgagaatgTTTTACGAattgatttaaatttatatttcttttggaTCATGTaacatttttatgatttgataaatttgatattgatttaCCATACTATCTATGCTTTTTgctaaatataatatgataGGGTCAAGTCAAATCCTCCACGTCTTAACGTTCACAACATAATGGTGATggcttaatatattaaaaaaatgaaaggatCGACTAATTCTTTTCAATTATTACAGTAGAAATGAAAATTTGCCAATTCCCAATAAGTaatctaattatttaaaaaaaaagaaaaagaaatcaattttatccagaataatgttattttaagcTTAACTAGTGCACGATATATAGTACATATTATGCTACATGTGATTAAAAATCTATCGGTCGGCTATAATGGCATGCATGAATCAAATTTTTAACTGATGatataaatgagtttttttctcaaagtttgatgatatatttcagttttttctcaatatatatataacaaatactTCATCCatcttttttttacttattaaattttgaatcgaCACatctatatatagaaaaacaatGATTAgtatagtgagtttatcattttactcatattaattaataaagtcTTACACATATTATCCCGCAAGATGAATCAAGGATAATAATAACTATATCAATTGCTTCTCCAGTTGTTCAATCAATCGAATCATCATATCCTTATAGTATGAGAATATTCTACAAATTGTTATAAATTCAGATGTCTATCAGTAACctgattctcagaaaatagttgttatattatatttagcaataattataaatatgaatatttataacCAACACTTTGATGATGCTAAAGGTTTTAGCAATTTTGGATATAATGACATCAATTCAATTTCCTCTAAATGTTTTTGCGACAATATAAGGACAACATATTGCCACTAAATGTCTATTTTATTGTTGTAATGATATAACATGTTAAAtctctgatttttttttaattttaagaacCCAAAATCatgtattaataaaataagacataatacatatatatgccATTTACCCTGACTTCAGCTAGCATTCATGCCCTCCAACATTGAGTGTACATaagtaaacacttaaatttatattaaattgaaaaaaaagataCACATATCATACATGACATAATATACGTAACATAGGGACACAAAATTACCATGTAGGACATCTTATAAGATCAGTTCCAATACaactacataaatatatatatatttatcttaaaaacatgaactcctaacttgaatgttaaattactataatatccctaacttaggttgtgactttttcgatcagttgtgacttttcttataagttgtgaattttttcaaaaggttgtgatttttcgatgagttgtgacttttccaatgagttttgactttttcaacaaattgtgacttttccaaagagttgtgactttttcaaagagttgtgatttttccaaagtgttgtgacttctcggaaaggtcatgatttttgagctaagacacaaaaacatttgttcatactactGTAAGATCCCATATCCGAAAATGGACCGCAAAACTGTTTTCCAAAAGTTGCAGGTGTGACTCACGATcgccacccacggaccgtagggtgacccacgacCCGTGTTGGTGGTCAGTGGTTCACACCTAAAACCTTTCCCAGAACTCACCCCAAAAATTTGGCTAAGGG
Coding sequences within:
- the LOC125844106 gene encoding acylsugar acyltransferase 3-like, encoding MASSTILSRKMIKLLSPTPPSLRQHNLSLMDCINLPQYSPMALLYPKPENYNKNQISQILENSLSKVLSSYYPFAGRIKDNNTYVDCDDTGAEYLNVKINCSMSEILNNSSNDVADVVFQQDLPWCSTLNRSPLVVQLSHFDCGGIAVSACMSHKIADGYSFAKFINDWATTARHVDFKPSPQFNASTFFPLMDGGPNIMSINASPESQQQHVSRMYNFSSSNLTRLKNSITGIQNPTRVEVATALIHKCGATASMENLGFFKPSLMSQVINLRPLIPLDTIGNATCGYSTIAMTENEIQLSNYVAQLQKVKQQVRNELKNLDMNQIVPYALGKMKGVVDMMEKDIFDIYLSTSVCNFGLYSKNNFGWGSPIKVTYTKYPVKKSIMLFDDPSEEGIDALITLPEDEMLIFQKDKELLKYTSPIPGTAK